A genomic stretch from Chitinophaga lutea includes:
- a CDS encoding S1/P1 nuclease produces the protein MRKHFWAVALAGLLLTGTTTAKAWGPIGHRVVAEIAGFHLSQKARAGISAIIGNETLAMIANWPDFIKSDTTGRYKHTSPWHYLDFPGHCSRGVFDSIMAASTGENIHTMTLAMIKELKSPATSKDRKRFALSFLVHMIGDMHMPLHVGRDEDMGGNKIQVTWFDRPTNLHRVWDEHLIDFQQYSYTEYAGILQRLLAPGQLKQVQTGSFADWMWESHLVSDTIYDQIKPGDKLSYRYNFLFADTLNDQLLKGGVRLAKVLNEVFK, from the coding sequence ATGAGAAAACATTTTTGGGCAGTGGCGCTGGCTGGCCTGCTGCTGACGGGAACCACCACCGCCAAAGCCTGGGGCCCTATCGGGCACCGCGTTGTAGCCGAAATAGCGGGCTTTCACCTGAGCCAGAAGGCCCGCGCGGGCATCAGCGCCATCATCGGCAACGAAACGCTGGCCATGATCGCCAACTGGCCCGACTTCATCAAATCGGACACCACAGGCCGGTATAAGCATACATCGCCCTGGCATTACCTCGATTTTCCCGGCCACTGCAGCCGCGGCGTGTTCGACAGCATCATGGCCGCCTCCACCGGCGAAAACATCCATACCATGACGCTGGCCATGATCAAGGAACTGAAAAGCCCGGCCACGTCCAAAGACCGCAAACGGTTCGCTCTCAGCTTCCTCGTGCATATGATCGGCGACATGCATATGCCCCTGCACGTAGGGCGCGACGAGGACATGGGCGGTAACAAGATCCAGGTCACCTGGTTCGACCGGCCCACCAACCTGCACCGGGTATGGGACGAGCACCTCATCGATTTTCAGCAATACAGCTACACCGAATATGCCGGCATTCTGCAGCGCCTCCTCGCGCCGGGGCAGCTCAAACAAGTGCAGACCGGCAGTTTTGCGGACTGGATGTGGGAATCGCACCTGGTATCCGACACTATCTACGACCAGATCAAACCGGGCGACAAACTCAGCTATCGCTACAACTTCCTGTTTGCCGATACGCTCAACGATCAGTTGCTGAAAGGCGGCGTACGGCTGGCGAAGGTGCTGAACGAAGTGTTCAAATAA
- a CDS encoding PfkB family carbohydrate kinase, producing the protein MSLTVVGTMAFDDIETPFGKSDKIVGGSASYIAWAASNFVQPVNQVSVIGGDFPQAELDALVKRGVSLDGVQVKKDEKSFYWAGRYHLDMNSRDTLATELNVLADFQPVIPPSYQGSEFLILGNLTPQVQMSVINQMTTRPKLIVMDTMNFWMDVALEDLLKTLKMVDVLMVNDSEARQLTGEYSIVKAAKKILTMGPRYLIIKKGEHGALLFNENHVFFAPALPLEEVFDPTGAGDTFAGGFMGHLAKTKDISFENMKTAIIVGSAMASFCVEKFGAARLREITKEDISARLEQFVQLVNFDIDLV; encoded by the coding sequence ATGTCTCTTACCGTAGTTGGTACCATGGCGTTCGACGATATTGAAACGCCCTTTGGTAAATCGGATAAAATCGTGGGTGGCTCCGCTTCATATATCGCATGGGCAGCGTCCAACTTTGTACAGCCTGTTAACCAGGTATCTGTTATCGGCGGTGATTTTCCCCAGGCGGAACTGGATGCCCTGGTAAAGAGAGGCGTGTCGCTGGACGGCGTGCAGGTGAAAAAAGACGAAAAATCCTTTTATTGGGCGGGCAGATATCATCTCGATATGAACTCCCGCGATACATTGGCGACGGAACTGAATGTGCTGGCGGATTTTCAGCCGGTCATCCCTCCCAGCTACCAGGGCAGCGAGTTTCTCATTCTTGGTAACCTCACGCCCCAGGTGCAGATGAGCGTGATTAACCAGATGACCACCCGTCCCAAGCTCATCGTGATGGATACGATGAACTTCTGGATGGATGTAGCGCTGGAAGACCTGCTCAAAACCCTCAAAATGGTGGATGTGCTGATGGTCAACGATAGCGAGGCCCGCCAGCTGACGGGAGAATATTCCATCGTGAAGGCGGCGAAGAAGATCCTGACCATGGGCCCGCGTTACCTGATCATCAAAAAAGGTGAGCACGGCGCGCTGCTGTTTAACGAAAACCACGTGTTTTTCGCACCCGCCCTGCCGCTGGAAGAAGTATTTGACCCCACCGGCGCCGGCGACACCTTTGCAGGCGGCTTCATGGGCCACCTGGCGAAAACAAAGGACATTTCTTTCGAAAATATGAAAACTGCGATCATCGTCGGTTCTGCAATGGCTTCTTTCTGCGTGGAAAAATTCGGCGCAGCCCGCCTGCGTGAAATCACGAAAGAAGATATCAGCGCCCGGCTGGAGCAGTTTGTGCAGCTGGTGAATTTTGACATCGACCTGGTATAA
- a CDS encoding MATE family efflux transporter, which yields MRSITRAVSRTQQFFQLFKEAIKGNEKVYTAGSINRALILLAIPMMLEMTMESLFALVDAFFVGGLGNAAIATVGLTESVLSIIYAIALGISMAATAIVARRTGEKDSEGAARAAVQAVYLAMGFSALVSVAGLLYSREILQLMGADAAMVSTGHGYTKIALASNFVIVFLFLINGIFRGAGEASIAMRSLWLANILNIFLCPLLIYGLGPVPALGLEGAAIATTIGRGAGVAYQVYHLCSGKKLIAIAWRHLKPRWEVILKMVSLASGGTLQFLIGSASWLFLIRIISQFGEDALAGYTFAIRVIVFAILPAWGLANAAATLVGQNLGAGEPERAEKSVWKAAYMNMIFLGIVSVIFIILAPQIMRVFTRDAAVLEIGIKGLRLMSIGYVFYAFGMVMSQSFNGAGDTRTPTLINLFGFWALQIPLAWMLSVMFKWGPNGVFTAIVIAESVIAVTAIVIFKRGNWKKIKV from the coding sequence ATGCGAAGCATTACGCGGGCAGTTTCCCGCACGCAGCAATTTTTCCAGTTATTCAAAGAAGCCATCAAAGGCAACGAAAAAGTTTATACCGCGGGCAGCATCAACCGCGCACTGATATTACTGGCCATTCCGATGATGCTGGAAATGACGATGGAATCGTTATTTGCATTGGTCGACGCCTTTTTCGTGGGCGGCCTCGGCAACGCGGCCATTGCCACGGTGGGCCTGACGGAATCCGTGCTCAGCATCATTTACGCCATCGCCCTCGGTATCAGCATGGCAGCTACCGCCATTGTTGCCAGGCGTACCGGGGAAAAAGATTCTGAAGGAGCGGCCCGCGCGGCCGTGCAGGCCGTTTACCTGGCCATGGGTTTTTCCGCACTGGTGAGTGTGGCCGGCCTCCTTTACTCCCGCGAAATACTGCAGCTGATGGGGGCGGACGCGGCAATGGTCAGCACCGGGCATGGGTACACGAAAATAGCGCTGGCTTCCAATTTCGTGATCGTGTTCCTGTTCCTGATCAACGGGATATTCCGCGGGGCGGGTGAGGCCAGTATAGCGATGCGTAGCCTCTGGCTGGCCAACATCCTGAACATATTCCTGTGCCCCCTGCTGATTTACGGGCTGGGGCCTGTTCCCGCGCTGGGGCTCGAAGGGGCGGCCATTGCCACTACCATTGGGCGCGGTGCCGGTGTTGCCTACCAGGTGTATCATCTTTGCAGCGGAAAAAAGCTGATCGCCATCGCATGGCGGCACCTGAAACCCAGATGGGAGGTGATTCTGAAAATGGTCAGCCTTGCCTCCGGCGGCACCCTGCAGTTCCTGATCGGTTCCGCCAGCTGGCTGTTCCTCATCCGCATCATTTCCCAGTTCGGGGAAGACGCGCTGGCTGGTTATACCTTCGCCATCCGGGTGATCGTTTTCGCCATTCTGCCGGCCTGGGGTCTCGCCAACGCTGCCGCCACCCTCGTAGGCCAGAACCTCGGCGCGGGCGAGCCGGAACGGGCGGAAAAGAGCGTCTGGAAGGCCGCCTATATGAATATGATCTTCCTCGGCATCGTATCGGTAATATTCATCATCCTGGCACCCCAGATCATGCGGGTCTTTACCCGCGACGCTGCCGTGCTGGAGATCGGTATCAAAGGCCTTCGCCTCATGAGCATCGGCTACGTGTTTTATGCCTTCGGCATGGTGATGTCACAATCGTTCAACGGCGCCGGCGACACCCGCACGCCCACGCTCATCAACCTGTTCGGCTTCTGGGCCCTGCAGATTCCCCTGGCCTGGATGCTCTCGGTAATGTTCAAATGGGGCCCCAACGGGGTATTTACGGCCATTGTGATCGCCGAATCGGTGATTGCCGTAACGGCCATTGTTATATTTAAACGGGGAAACTGGAAGAAAATAAAGGTTTAG
- a CDS encoding OmpA family protein, giving the protein MKKLTLILLFIAGCSLNSLRAQMIYDYKRTADMYFEQKDYYSAAQYYSKALGTFTVKPGEYRPYQLDKDGKSKQKKLKDYETVVYRLAESYRMYYDYANAEKWYAETVNFDPVQFPLARFWYASCIRANAKTAADYERALAQFQQFKQGYKGTDEYSNRTALEIQNCEFAINEMEFPPRYEVVKVTGNINQGGANYAPVPVSNNTFYFTSSRPDSSLIEKKTNPFINTLYVARGGQNSFDSNEKLAIPMEKGMEQGAAAITPDGNTMYLTRWTKKDGNKQSSLYRSTRSGNSWSEPQQLDASVNAPGYNSKEPYVTSDGKYLLFVSDRPGGKGKFDIWYSTINAGGTLSAPNNMGNTINTTEEESAPFYDPVKQILIYSTNGRVGFGGLDFFSSKGNFGGWSVPENMGYPLNSAKDDQYYAALSSANALQKGFISSDRESICCLEIFAVKRKARLAGGLVLDCETNQPLSGAKITLLDSTQRNVIETQTTSGTGRYSFEVEMNRKYKVVVEKDNYFSKNFNFSSEQLSMVDSMMNPTVCLKRFEINKPIVINDIFYDYNKATLRPESKLVLDSLYYLLLDNPKMEIELGAHTDSKGTDAYNLKLSNARAKSCVDYLVGKGIPTARVISKGYGESRPIAPNTLPNGKDNPDGRQLNRRTEFKVLKN; this is encoded by the coding sequence ATGAAAAAACTTACTCTCATATTGTTGTTCATTGCCGGTTGCTCCCTGAACAGCCTGCGTGCACAAATGATATACGACTACAAGCGCACGGCGGATATGTATTTTGAGCAGAAGGACTATTATTCCGCCGCCCAGTACTACAGCAAAGCGCTGGGTACCTTCACGGTGAAGCCTGGCGAATACCGGCCGTATCAGCTCGATAAAGACGGCAAAAGCAAACAGAAAAAACTGAAGGATTATGAAACGGTGGTATACCGCCTCGCGGAATCGTACCGGATGTATTACGACTACGCCAACGCGGAAAAGTGGTATGCCGAAACCGTAAACTTTGATCCCGTTCAGTTCCCGCTCGCCCGGTTCTGGTACGCCTCCTGCATCCGCGCCAACGCGAAAACGGCGGCTGATTATGAAAGGGCGCTGGCGCAGTTCCAGCAATTCAAACAAGGTTATAAAGGCACCGACGAATATTCCAACCGTACGGCGCTGGAAATACAGAACTGTGAATTCGCCATCAACGAAATGGAGTTCCCTCCGCGGTATGAAGTGGTGAAGGTAACCGGCAACATCAACCAGGGCGGCGCCAACTACGCGCCCGTGCCGGTAAGCAACAATACTTTTTATTTTACTTCTTCGCGCCCGGACTCATCGCTGATCGAAAAAAAGACCAATCCTTTCATCAACACGCTGTATGTGGCCAGGGGCGGACAGAACAGTTTCGACAGCAACGAAAAGCTGGCCATCCCCATGGAGAAAGGGATGGAGCAGGGCGCGGCGGCCATTACGCCGGACGGTAATACGATGTACCTGACCCGCTGGACGAAAAAAGACGGCAACAAACAGTCGTCGCTGTACCGCAGCACCCGCAGCGGCAACAGCTGGTCGGAGCCCCAGCAGCTGGACGCGTCCGTCAATGCGCCCGGGTACAATTCCAAAGAGCCTTATGTGACGTCAGACGGCAAGTATCTGTTGTTTGTGTCCGACAGGCCCGGCGGGAAGGGAAAATTCGACATCTGGTACAGCACCATCAACGCCGGCGGTACCCTGAGCGCGCCGAATAACATGGGCAATACCATCAATACCACCGAAGAAGAAAGTGCACCGTTCTATGATCCGGTGAAACAGATCCTGATATACAGCACCAACGGCCGCGTAGGTTTCGGCGGGCTGGATTTTTTCAGCAGCAAAGGCAACTTCGGCGGCTGGAGCGTTCCTGAAAACATGGGTTACCCGCTGAACTCCGCGAAAGACGATCAGTATTATGCTGCGTTGTCGTCCGCCAATGCGCTGCAGAAAGGTTTCATCAGTTCGGATCGCGAATCGATCTGCTGCCTGGAAATTTTTGCCGTGAAACGCAAAGCGCGGCTGGCTGGCGGATTGGTGCTCGATTGCGAAACCAACCAGCCGCTCAGCGGAGCTAAAATCACGCTGCTCGACAGCACACAGCGCAACGTGATCGAAACGCAGACCACCAGCGGCACGGGCCGTTATTCGTTCGAAGTGGAGATGAACAGGAAGTATAAAGTAGTGGTGGAAAAAGACAACTACTTCTCCAAAAACTTCAACTTCAGCTCCGAACAGCTCAGCATGGTCGATTCTATGATGAACCCTACCGTTTGCCTGAAACGTTTCGAGATCAATAAACCCATTGTCATCAACGATATTTTCTACGATTACAACAAAGCTACCCTGCGCCCCGAGTCTAAGCTGGTGCTGGATTCGCTGTATTATCTGTTGCTCGATAACCCCAAAATGGAAATTGAACTGGGCGCGCATACGGACAGTAAAGGTACCGATGCGTACAACCTTAAATTGTCCAACGCACGCGCCAAATCCTGCGTGGACTACCTGGTAGGCAAAGGTATTCCCACCGCCCGCGTGATCAGCAAAGGTTATGGTGAAAGCAGGCCCATTGCCCCCAATACCCTGCCTAACGGAAAAGATAACCCGGATGGCCGGCAGTTAAACCGACGAACGGAATTCAAGGTCCTGAAGAATTGA
- a CDS encoding PorP/SprF family type IX secretion system membrane protein, translating into MKNKIIIALLAVSAFIGGTATAQVDPHFSQYYAYPLWLNPAMAGVIDGDYRLTGNYRNQWANFGAPYSTAGVSFDAPTDKNIGLGITALNMSAGEAGFNYFNAMATVSYSGVKMGKNGTTRLVAGVQAGVINRRVDQSKFQLGSQYNPVMGFDPNIPSGESLKATSSTVFDANAGLLLFDGNPNHRFNPFIGVAGAHLTQPEDPFVADDTESRKLPVRYLVHGGSRIRLTDIFGITPHGLYMRQGNAEEIVAGVYGQLKVNEECDVLLGANYRINDAVSPFAGVHYKNFTLGLSYDANTSNLRRLASGSNAFEISLSFIGRKRRIMQPEYFICPRL; encoded by the coding sequence ATGAAAAATAAAATCATCATAGCCTTGTTAGCAGTCAGCGCATTTATCGGCGGCACTGCCACGGCACAGGTTGACCCGCATTTTTCACAGTACTATGCTTACCCGCTCTGGCTGAATCCCGCTATGGCCGGTGTGATCGACGGCGACTACCGCCTCACCGGCAATTACCGGAACCAGTGGGCCAACTTCGGGGCCCCCTATTCCACCGCCGGCGTTTCGTTCGACGCACCGACGGATAAAAACATCGGCCTGGGGATCACCGCACTCAACATGTCGGCCGGCGAAGCGGGGTTCAATTATTTCAACGCCATGGCCACCGTATCGTACAGTGGTGTGAAAATGGGCAAGAACGGCACCACCAGGCTGGTTGCCGGTGTGCAGGCGGGTGTGATCAACCGCCGCGTAGACCAGTCGAAATTCCAGCTCGGTTCCCAATACAATCCTGTGATGGGATTCGATCCGAATATTCCTTCCGGAGAATCGCTGAAGGCCACTTCTTCCACGGTGTTTGACGCCAATGCAGGGCTGCTCCTGTTCGACGGTAATCCCAACCACCGCTTTAATCCCTTTATCGGCGTGGCCGGTGCGCACCTCACCCAACCCGAAGATCCCTTCGTGGCAGACGATACCGAATCCCGCAAGCTGCCGGTACGTTACCTCGTGCATGGCGGCTCACGCATCCGCCTTACAGACATCTTCGGCATCACGCCGCACGGCCTGTATATGCGCCAGGGCAATGCGGAAGAAATTGTGGCGGGCGTGTATGGTCAGCTGAAGGTGAATGAAGAATGCGATGTGTTGCTGGGCGCCAACTACAGGATCAACGATGCCGTTTCCCCTTTCGCGGGGGTGCACTATAAAAACTTTACGCTGGGCCTGAGCTACGATGCGAACACTTCCAATCTCCGCCGCCTCGCCAGCGGGAGTAACGCCTTCGAAATTTCGTTGTCGTTCATCGGCCGCAAACGCAGGATCATGCAGCCGGAATATTTTATCTGCCCGAGATTATAA